From the genome of Verrucomicrobiota bacterium:
GCCGCCGGGACTGTCCACGGAGTAAATGCCCGTGTGCTCGCCGCCGATCGCGACGGAGCCGGCGCGCACTCGCGGTCGGGGCGACGCCAGCCGCGGCGTGTGAAGTCTCGCATCGAGTCCGCCGAGATACGGAAAGCCCGGCGCAAAACCGAGCATGTGCACGCGATACGACGCGCCGGCATGAAGGCGGATGACTTCATCGGCTGCCAGCGTGCTGTGTTGCGTGACTCGCGCAAGGTCGACGCCTCCGTAGCGCACGGGAATCTCGACGACGCGGTGCGTTTCATTTGGAGCCTTCGAGATTTCGAGTCGCGCAAGCAATTCCGGGAGCTGCGCCTCAAACTCGCGCGCCCTTGCCGGATCGAACTCCACCAGGACCGAGGTGAAAGCCGGGACGACTCCGACGAGGCCCGTCGGCGGGTTGCGATCCAACTCTGCGGCTATGGCGCGACCGCGCTCGAACGCGTCGTCATTCACCGAGTTCGCGAATCGAATGAGGACAGCGTTCAAACCGTAGGGGAGCCAGTGCACGGGTCGACTGTAGTCGTTGCGGGCGAGGCTTGCCACGCAACGATTGGACCACGAACGCGCCGACCCGCAGATCGGCGCGCTGCAGGCGGTCGCGCTTCGGCTAGCCCAGCGTCGTGCAGAACTTCTCGACGCGATCGAGCCCCTTCTCGATGTTCGCCATGCTCGTAGCATAGCTGATGCGGAGGTAGTCGTCCGCGCCGAAGGCGATGCCGGGGACGGCGGCGACTTTTTCCTGTTCAAGGAGCTTTGCGCAGAACTCGGTGCTCTTGAGCCCGGTGCCGCTGATGTTCGGGAAGAGGTAGAACGCGCCCTTCGCATTCGCGCAGGTGATGCCCCGGATGCTGTTGAGCTTCTTCCAAGCGTAAGTGCGGCGGCGCGCGAACTCGCCGAGCCAGCCGGTCAGGT
Proteins encoded in this window:
- the pxpB gene encoding 5-oxoprolinase subunit PxpB; this encodes MLRAWRTSRRGSIASRSSARRWASRSATACSAPICGSARSWSNRCVASLARNDYSRPVHWLPYGLNAVLIRFANSVNDDAFERGRAIAAELDRNPPTGLVGVVPAFTSVLVEFDPARAREFEAQLPELLARLEISKAPNETHRVVEIPVRYGGVDLARVTQHSTLAADEVIRLHAGASYRVHMLGFAPGFPYLGGLDARLHTPRLASPRPRVRAGSVAIGGEHTGIYSVDSPGGWNIIGHTDVKVFDPGRRGPSGDDEAMFLLKPGDRVKFVAI